The DNA window TGGAGCTATAATGTCGATAACCTTTTTCTTTAGGGCCTCCTCCGATGTAAGGGATAAAGATTTTTTTACCATATTTTCAAGCACCTGTGCGTTTCTTTTTCTTTTTAATCCGATACTTTTTATGTAAGCTATAGCGTCGTTAAGGGCCTTTTTAATTATAACAGAGTCTGCTTGTCCTTGAAGTGCAACAGGATGAGCAGCTCCTATGTTTGTTCCAGGTGACATTGCAGCTATGTGAGCAGCAACAGTTACAAAGGCTCCTGCAGATGTTGCTCTTGCTCCCGGGGGGAAAACATAGACACATATGGGAACAGAACTCTCAAAAAACTTCTTCACAATAGTTCTCATGGACTCATCAAGACCACCAGGTGTATCAAGTTGAAGTATTAAAAGTTCTGCTTTTTCCTCTTCAGCCCTATCTATACTTTTTATCACAAACTCAGCCCCCGGAGGGTTTATAACTCCCTCATATTTAACAACATATATTAATGAAAATATTAATAAACTAAACATTTACAAATTTCTCCCATCTTACATATTCTTTTATTTTATCTATCACGTCTTCAACTTTTATATTTTCGGCTTCAGCATAAAAGTTTAAGATAATTCTATGTCTTAAAACAGGTTCTAAAAGATAATTTATGTCTTCAACTTCGACAGAGGGGATCCCCTTTAAAAGTGCTCTTGCCTTTGATCCTAAGATTAAAAATTGGGATGCTCTCGGTCCTGCCCCGTATCTAACGTATTTTTTTACAAAGTCAATTTCACTTGTTTCAGGTCTGGTTTCCCTAACAACTTTTACTGCATAGTTTAATATAAACTCTGGAACCGGTATCTTCTTTGCAAGCTCCTGTATCTCAATAATTTCTTTTTTTGTTAAAATTTTTTCATATTTTACTTCCTCTTTTTCAACGAGCTTAGCTATTTGAATTTCCTCTTCATGGCTAGGATAACTTATTCTAATTTCGAGCATGAATCTGTCAAGTTGAGCCTCTGGTAGAGGATAGGTTCCCTCTTGTTCTATTGGATTCTGTGTAGCAAGAACTAAAAAGGGTTCATCAAGTTTATACGTTACGCCCGCTACTGTAACCCTTCTCTCTTGCATAGCTTCAAGGAGGGCTGATTGTGTTTTAGGAGGAGTTCTATTTATTTCGTCTGCTAATAGGCAGTTGGTGAAAATTGGTCCTTTAACGAATTTAAAGTATCTTTCCCTTGTTTCAGGGTTCTCGTAAATCATTTCTGTTCCAATGATGTCTGAGGGCATCAGGTCCGGTGTAAACTGTACTCTTCTAAAATCAAGATCTAAAAGCATTGCGAGATTTTTTACTATTGTTGTTTTAGCAAGTCCGGGAACTCCCACTATTAAAGCGTGTCCTTTTGCAATTAAAGCTATTAGAATCTGATTTATTACCTCCTCTTGCCCCACAATTGTCTTTGATAACTCCCTCTTTACTCTTTCGAATTTTTCCCTTATTTCCTCAAGTTCCCTAATCATCCTTCCCATCCGTAATTATATGGTATTTACACATCAAAGATAAATCTTGTTTCGTAGAAATCGTCCTTTTTTATTAAATAGTATTCGTGATAGGTAATAGCCTTCACATCTTTTTTCAACTCGTGCTTTTTGCTATCAAACTTTTCTCCGCTAAGTTCTAGTAAAATAGTGTTGTCTTTCAAGGTAGCCCTTACATCCTTCCAAATAAAGCCTTCTGTTTCAAAAAAGTAAAGTAATTCTCTTAAAACATCTATAATAATTAGGTTTTCATCTTCAACTTTAACTTCTATAGTTCTTTTTTCCTTCATTTCAACTGAGTTTAAGTCTACCATGGTTGCTGAAAGTAAAAGTGAGGATTTTTCTATTAAAGCATTAAGGCTTTTTGCTCTTACGATAAATCCTATATCTGCAGTGTGGTTTATCTCTATAATTTCTTCCATTCTTTAAGTAAAAGTTTTGCAGAACTTTTTACGGCCATATTAGGATCATTAGTAAGTTTTTCAATTACTTTTATCCATTCAGGTAGTGGTTCAAAATTTCTTAGAGCTCTAATTAAAAGCACCTTTATTTCAGGAGGTTTACTCTTTTTAGTTGAAAAGGGACCTTCAGGTTTTAAAGCTTCGATTATAACTTCTCCTATCATGTAATTTTCTTTAAAGTTTGAAAGAACATTTAACACTTCTTTTACGATAGCAGGTTCAGGCTCAGGGGTGAATTTACTCTTTTTTTCAATAAATTTGAGAAGTTCATCAACTAATGACTCTATCTTATACTTTCCAATTAATTTAATTAGTTGGATTTTAAGTGAGGTATCACTGCTATTTATAAGATCTTTTATAATTCTTGAGGCTTCGGTCGGGTCCGAAATAATTATTGACTCTAAGGCCTTTAGTTTTATGGAATCAGATTTATGATCAAGAAAAATTTTTAAGGTGCTAGTATCGAGTTTAATGTTTTCATCTATTAAAGTTTCAAATAACATTTCAAGTACCTTTTGTGGTTTTTCTTTTTTAAGTTCAATATTTATAAACTCTTTAGAAATTTTTACTTTTTCTTTTAGCATCTCCCTTAGAAGATCTGAAATAAGGGGTTCTTTTTCTACTTTATCAATCAAAAAGGGTACGGAATTTTTCTCTAAGATTCTAAAGAGTGCTTTTATTCTTATTAGATCCTCTTTTTTCCCAGCCTTTTTTAAGTCAACGTATTTATCAAATAATTTTTCCAGTATTTTGTTCTCGATATGGGAAAAGTCAAATTTGACTAAAATCTCTGAGAAATCTTGTATATCTTCGAATTTTTCTCTTTCAATTTTTTCTTCGATTTTATCTAAAAATAGCTCTAAGAAACCTTTTATTATCTCTTCATTTTTCTCACTTTTGATAAATTGGAAGGATTCTTTAAGAATAAAATCACTTTCATGTTCAATGTAATCTTTAAGAACTTCAAGAGTTTTTGTTTTTATTAGTAAACTTTCATCTGAGAGGTTCTGGACTAATTTTTTTAGAATCCCTTTTTTTTCATCTGGATTCAAGCTGTTAAATATCTCTTTTATAATTTTTTGGTTTTCTTCTTTTAGTAAATCCTCTCTTTCGTAACTTAAAATTTTTTTCTTTTCGTGTTCGACAAGTTCTGCTTTCTCTGGCAAATATTTTATCAATTTTCTTATTTTAATAGACTCTTCAACGTTTCCTGAAATCTCCGCATCTTCTAAGGCTTTCTCGAGAGCTCGCCTAGCTTTTATAGCTTCTTTTGATTCAAGTTTATAAAGTTCACTTAAGACTTTCTCATCCTCCGGAATTTCTCTAAAAAGAGCGCGTAAATCCTCATCTTTTAGTTCCCTTATTAATTCTTCTAATCGATTTAACCATTTTTTACTTTCCTCAGGAAATTCTTTTATAAGATTTAATGTCCCCTTTATTTTCTCCTCTATATTAAGCGGTATTTTTTTAAGCATTTCTAATTCTTCACCTAGAGCAACGTATACTTTCTGATTTATCAAAATATTTCTAAGTTTCTCAGTTTCCTCCAAATTTTCAATTCCTCCCTTTGTTTTCACTTCTGAGGGTCTTTTTGACAAGATCTTTAGAAGTAATCTTACATCCTCGATATCAATTTCATGAACAAAGGAAATTGACTGTATTTCATATTCGTTTAGAATTTCAACGATTTTTTGAGACGCAAGGAGCCTTTGATTAGGGAAAAGAACACCATCAACGATAAGATTTCCCTCATGACTGGAAATTGTAAAGGATTTTCTCTTTTTTAAAAGATAGTTCATACTATTTACAAGTTTTTCAATGTTTTCAGTTACTACTTTTGAACTTTCTGGATAAATCCTATAGGATTCAACACAGCTAAATAGTGCAATAAGATTTTCTGTAATTAAGGGAAAATCCTTTGCTTCAGGGATAGGAGCAGCTGGAACCTCTCTTACTCTAAAAATTTTTCTTTTCTCTAGAATTTTTCTGATATCTTCTCTTTCTTCTAATCTTTTAACAAGTTCAGACAACTTAAGAGAGGCTTCAAATGCTTCCTTGGTTTCCCCCGCAAGTTTTGAGTGAAAAAGTAAAGATCCCAAAATTACTTCTTCGGGCACTTCCTTTATTTTTTGGACTATATCCAAAAACCTCCGATGCATTTTTCTTTTATTTTCCTCAGAGAGTTTATCATAAAGGAATTTTCTAAAATTTTCATTAACAAAACAATAGCTTTCCCTACCTAAGTATTCTAATATATAAAGATTTACAGCTTTATCAGCAAGCTCTATAAATCTTCCTGGATTTATGCCAATGTATCTTGAAGCTACGTTTACCTTAAAAGATTTACCTAAAACTGAAAGAGATATTATAAAACTTCTTAGTTCTTTATCGATTGATTTAATCTTTTCAAAATAAATTTCTGTAATATCGTTAGGTTTATTTTCTGGTAACTCATTAAGTAAAAATTTTTCTTCTCTAATTGAAATGAAATTCTTTAAGACTGCGTATCTTAAACACTCTTCAATTAGGTTTGGGATTCCCCTTGAAATTTTATAAACCCAATTAATAAAGTCTTCTTTTTCCTCAATTTCAGGTAAAATCTTTTTTATGTAAATTTTTGTATCTTCTATACTTAAACTTTTTAACTCAATTTCTCTATTTTCCCAATCAACTCGTTCTATACCTGCTGAGAGTATAGATTTAAATTCCTTAGATAATGAAATGAAGGCTTCTTTTGAGTATCTATCAATGTAATCTGTGTCATCGAGAATTATAAAATCAATCTCTTTTCTAATAATTAAGTCATTTAAAAGGAAGGGAATCTTCTCATGTTTTTCCCCAAATTCCTCACACAGAGAAGAAAAGGGCACATCCTTAAGCTCCTCCCTAAAGGTTATTTTAATAAACTTTTTATTTTCTTTATTAAGTTCATCAATAAAAAATGAAATTAGTCTTGTTTTACCAATTCCATGTATCCCTTTTAAATGTAAGGGTGGCTCCCCCCTTTTAATAAACTCCTTTAAAATCTCTACTTCTTTTTCTCTATTTACTATCTCAGAGGGTGTACATCTTTCTTTTAAAAATTTTTCTTTTTTAATTTCTTCTTCAACCTCAGAATAAAATCGGTACTGAAATTTACCTCTTCTTTTTCCGAAATAAAGAGCTGAGTCAGATTTTTCAAAAAGCTCCTTTACAGAGACACCCTCTTCAGGAAATATTGAAATCCCAATACTTGCTCCCAATCTCACTTCATCCTTTAAATAAGATACCCTGTAATTTTTTAACTTCTCTAAAAAACTACTGCATTTTTCCTCAATAACACTTTTTTCCTTTGTATT is part of the Candidatus Hydrothermales bacterium genome and encodes:
- a CDS encoding MoxR family ATPase, whose protein sequence is MGRMIRELEEIREKFERVKRELSKTIVGQEEVINQILIALIAKGHALIVGVPGLAKTTIVKNLAMLLDLDFRRVQFTPDLMPSDIIGTEMIYENPETRERYFKFVKGPIFTNCLLADEINRTPPKTQSALLEAMQERRVTVAGVTYKLDEPFLVLATQNPIEQEGTYPLPEAQLDRFMLEIRISYPSHEEEIQIAKLVEKEEVKYEKILTKKEIIEIQELAKKIPVPEFILNYAVKVVRETRPETSEIDFVKKYVRYGAGPRASQFLILGSKARALLKGIPSVEVEDINYLLEPVLRHRIILNFYAEAENIKVEDVIDKIKEYVRWEKFVNV
- a CDS encoding archease gives rise to the protein MEEIIEINHTADIGFIVRAKSLNALIEKSSLLLSATMVDLNSVEMKEKRTIEVKVEDENLIIIDVLRELLYFFETEGFIWKDVRATLKDNTILLELSGEKFDSKKHELKKDVKAITYHEYYLIKKDDFYETRFIFDV
- a CDS encoding diguanylate cyclase, with translation MREEIYIDELTKLKNRRFLFEKGENIIKNLKSGSFLIIDLDNFKEINDRYGHLKGDEVLKVVSQFLSSVFDPSRNELLRFAGDEFIVISNTKEKSVIEEKCSSFLEKLKNYRVSYLKDEVRLGASIGISIFPEEGVSVKELFEKSDSALYFGKRRGKFQYRFYSEVEEEIKKEKFLKERCTPSEIVNREKEVEILKEFIKRGEPPLHLKGIHGIGKTRLISFFIDELNKENKKFIKITFREELKDVPFSSLCEEFGEKHEKIPFLLNDLIIRKEIDFIILDDTDYIDRYSKEAFISLSKEFKSILSAGIERVDWENREIELKSLSIEDTKIYIKKILPEIEEKEDFINWVYKISRGIPNLIEECLRYAVLKNFISIREEKFLLNELPENKPNDITEIYFEKIKSIDKELRSFIISLSVLGKSFKVNVASRYIGINPGRFIELADKAVNLYILEYLGRESYCFVNENFRKFLYDKLSEENKRKMHRRFLDIVQKIKEVPEEVILGSLLFHSKLAGETKEAFEASLKLSELVKRLEEREDIRKILEKRKIFRVREVPAAPIPEAKDFPLITENLIALFSCVESYRIYPESSKVVTENIEKLVNSMNYLLKKRKSFTISSHEGNLIVDGVLFPNQRLLASQKIVEILNEYEIQSISFVHEIDIEDVRLLLKILSKRPSEVKTKGGIENLEETEKLRNILINQKVYVALGEELEMLKKIPLNIEEKIKGTLNLIKEFPEESKKWLNRLEELIRELKDEDLRALFREIPEDEKVLSELYKLESKEAIKARRALEKALEDAEISGNVEESIKIRKLIKYLPEKAELVEHEKKKILSYEREDLLKEENQKIIKEIFNSLNPDEKKGILKKLVQNLSDESLLIKTKTLEVLKDYIEHESDFILKESFQFIKSEKNEEIIKGFLELFLDKIEEKIEREKFEDIQDFSEILVKFDFSHIENKILEKLFDKYVDLKKAGKKEDLIRIKALFRILEKNSVPFLIDKVEKEPLISDLLREMLKEKVKISKEFINIELKKEKPQKVLEMLFETLIDENIKLDTSTLKIFLDHKSDSIKLKALESIIISDPTEASRIIKDLINSSDTSLKIQLIKLIGKYKIESLVDELLKFIEKKSKFTPEPEPAIVKEVLNVLSNFKENYMIGEVIIEALKPEGPFSTKKSKPPEIKVLLIRALRNFEPLPEWIKVIEKLTNDPNMAVKSSAKLLLKEWKKL